The following are encoded together in the Dama dama isolate Ldn47 chromosome 27, ASM3311817v1, whole genome shotgun sequence genome:
- the SEH1L gene encoding nucleoporin SEH1 has protein sequence MFVARSIAADHKDLIHDVSFDFHGRQMATCSSDQSVKVWDKSESGEWHCTASWKTHSGSVWRVTWAHPEFGQVLASCSFDRTAAVWEEIVGESNDKLRGQSHWVKRTTLVDSRTSVTDVKFAPKHMGLMLATCSAAGIVRIYEAPDVMNLSQWSLQHEISCKLSCSCISWNPSSSRAHAPMIAVGSDDSSPNAMAKVQIFEYNENTRKYAKAETLLTITDPVHDIAFAPNLGRSFHILAIATKDVRIFTLKPVRKELTSSGGPIKFEIHILAQFDNHNSQVWRVSWNITGTVLASSGDSGCVRLWKANYMDNWKCTGILKGNGSPVNGSSQQGNSNLSIGSNIPSLQNSLNGSSGRKHS, from the coding sequence ATGTTCGTGGCTCGCAGTATCGCGGCGGACCACAAGGATCTCATCCATGATGTGTCTTTCGACTTCCACGGGCGGCAGATGGCCACCTGCTCCAGCGACCAGAGCGTCAAGGTCTGGGATAAAAGTGAAAGTGGGGAATGGCATTGCACTGCTAGCTGGAAGACACATAGTGGATCTGTGTGGCGTGTGACATGGGCCCATCCTGAGTTTGGTCAGGTTTTGGCTTCCTGTTCTTTTGACCGAACAGCTGCTGTCTGGGAAGAAATAGTAGGAGAATCAAATGATAAACTGCGCGGACAGAGCCACTGGGTCAAGAGGACAACGCTGGTGGACAGCAGAACGTCCGTTACCGATGTGAAATTTGCTCCTAAGCATATGGGTCTCATGTTAGCAACATGTTCAGCAGCTGGGATAGTTAGAATCTATGAAGCTCCAGATGTCATGAATCTCAGCCAGTGGTCCCTGCAGCACGAGATCTCATGCAAGCTCAGCTGTAGTTGTATTTCTTGGAACCCTTCAAGCTCTCGTGCTCATGCTCCCATGATTGCTGTAGGAAGTGATGACAGTAGTCCAAATGCAATGGCCAAGGTTCAGATTTTCGAATATAATGAAAACACCAGGAAATATGCGAAAGCTGAAACTCTCCTGACCATCACAGACCCTGTCCACGATATTGCCTTTGCTCCGAACTTGGGACGATCTTTCCACATTCTCGCCATAGCAACCAAAGACGTGAGAATTTTTACATTAAAGCCTGTGAGGAAAGAACTTACTTCCTCTGGTGGGccaataaaatttgaaatccaTATTTTGGCTCAGTTTGATAATCATAATTCTCAGGTCTGGCGAGTGAGTTGGAATATAACAGGAACAGTGCTGGCATCTTCAGGAGACAGTGGCTGTGTGAGGTTGTGGAAAGCTAACTATATGGACAACTGGAAGTGTACTGGCATTCTGAAAGGTAATGGGAGCCCTGTCAATGGGAGTTCTCAGCAGGGAAACTCAAATCTGTCCATAGGTTCAAATATCCCAAGTCTTCAGAATTCACTAAATGGATCTTCTGGCAGAAAGCACAGCTGA
- the LOC133047650 gene encoding plasminogen activator inhibitor 2-like: protein MEELYVANTIFALNFFKYLANTSADTQNLFFCPWSISSTMAMVYLGARGNTADQIAQVLQFNQVGVHRGTPVSPRSLTSCDFSQQTQRGTYPDAILQAQAAGIIHSSFRSLSNAINVSMGEYLLESANKLFGEKSARFKEEYMQLSKKYYSTEPQAVDFLECAEDARKKINSWVKTQTKGKIPNLLPEGSVDADTKMVLVNAVYFKGKWKTPFQKKLKGLYPFRVNSTQCKSVEMMFLHEKLNIGYIADLKVQILELPYAGEVSMFLLLPDGIAESSTGLELLEREITHDNLSKWLSEDAMGEDDVEVYIPRFRLEEHYGLKTILTSMGTGDAFSQGQANFSGMSEKNDLFLSEVFHQASVDVNEEGTEAAAGTGAIVTGRTGHGGPQFVADHPFLFLIVHKITKSILFWGRFASP from the exons ATGGAAGAACTTTATGTGGCAAACACAATCTTTGCCCTCAATTTCTTCAAGTATCTGGCAAATACAAGCGCTGACACCCAGAATCTCTTCTTCTGTCCCTGGAGCATCTCCTCCACCATGGCCATGGTCTACCTGGGCGCCCGAGGCAATACTGCAGACCAGATAGCCCAA GTGCTTCAGTTTAACCAAGTTGGAGTCCACAGAGGCACCCCAGTGAGCCCAAGGAGCCTCACAAGTTGTGATTTCTCACAGCAGACCCAGAGGGGCACCTATCCTGATGCTATTTTGCAG gCACAAGCTGCAGGGATAATCCATTCATCCTTCCGTTCACTCAGCAACGCCATCAACGTGTCCATGGGGGAGTATTTATTGGAAAGTGCAAATAAACTGTTTGGAGAGAAATCTGCAAGATTCAAGGAA GAATACATGCAACTCTCCAAGAAATATTACTCTACAGAACCTCAGGCGGTCGACTTCCTAGAATGTGCAGAAGATGCCAGAAAAAAGattaattcctgggtcaagacTCAAACCAAAG GCAAAATCCCAAACTTGTTACCTGAAGGTTCTGTTGATGCAGACACCAAGATGGTCCTGGTGAATGCTGTCTACTTCAAAGGAAAATGGAAGACTCCATTTCAGAAGAAACTAAAGGGGCTTTATCCTTTCCGTGTGAACTCG ACTCAGTGCAAATCAGTAGAGATGATGTTCCTGCATGAAAAGCTAAACATTGGATACATAGCAGACCTGAAGGTCCAGATTCTAGAACTCCCATATGCTGGAGAGGTCAGTATGTTCCTGCTGCTTCCAGATGGAATTGCTGAATCCTCTACAGGCTTGGAGTTG CTGGAGAGAGAAATCACCCATGACAACCTCAGCAAGTGGCTCAGCGAGGACGCCATGGGTGAGGATGACGTGGAGGTGTACATCCCCAGGTTCAGACTGGAAGAGCATTATGGACTCAAGACCATTCTCACGAGCATGGGCACGGGCGATGCCTTCAGCCAAGGCCAAGCCAATTTCTCAGGCATGTCAGAAAAGAATGACCTGTTTCTGTCTGAAGTGTTCCATCAAGCTTCTGTGGACGTGAATGAGGAGGGCACTGAGGCTGCTGCCGGCACTGGGGCCATTGTAACAGGGAGAACAGGCCATGGAGGCCCACAGTTCGTGGCAGAccatcctttcctcttccttatcGTGCACAAGATAACCAAGAGCATTCTCTTTTGGGGCAGATTTGCATCACCCTAA